Genomic segment of Candoia aspera isolate rCanAsp1 chromosome 2, rCanAsp1.hap2, whole genome shotgun sequence:
CCACTCATTAAAGCTATGGACATTCTGTGAACAGTTGACCAAAACCAGTGGTCAAAGAAGAGAAAGGACAGTGCTTGATTGTAAGTAAGACTCATGATGCCATAAGGCTAGCCAGAATTTCAAAGGGAAATTGTATCACAGCATGCTTACTTTTTTCACATAAAAATCTTTCTCCTAATTGGCAAATCAATGAGAAACTGATTCAGCAAGTTAAGGACTTTAAATATCCAGGTATTCACTTTCAATATTCACCTTTTGGAATCACCAGGTAAGTGAGGTCTCATCAAGAGCACATAGATTTGCAAGTCCAAAGCAATTAAATTATTCAAAGCATACAACAATCACCTTAAAATAACagtacattattatttatttgatatttttcaATGCATGTATATTGCCTCTTCTCATCATTATAGCCAGTttataataaatactgtatatttattttatggatatctattatttttgaaagttcttaaaaattactCTGTGATGTTTTTGACTGTAGGCCACTAAGAGCCtttgggaatgggtggcatataaatgaagtacataaataaataaaaaataaaaaaaacatgtatAAAACATTCACAAATACAAACCATGACTACTACTAAGAAACCTCTTAATTTAAAACTGTTAATAAAAACTTAAGCTATTTTCAAGTAGATCCACATGCCACCCCAAAGAGGATTGTTTTCACTGTTTTGCAAAATGCCATCAGGGTTGGGGAACATCTGGTGTCAGGGGCAAGCAGTTCGGGAGGGCTACTGCTGAAAAGGTCATTCTCCACACCACCTTTACCTCCAATCACCCAATCTCTTTCAGTATGGGGATCAGGGGCATTTGCTCCTATTGAGATCATGTAGAGACAGTCCCAGACATACTAGAATATGTACCAGAATGTGTAAATATAAAATGCTTTATAAATTTTATTCCATTTCCAAATACAATGACAAAATTCTCATTTCTGGAAATGCAACAGTTAATCTCAGTTGTGATGGAGAACATGCCAAGGACCAACTTGACTATGGATCAGTACCTTAAAAATTAATCTCAAGTATGATGACTAACAAGCCAAACAAACTGTTTGCTATGACGAAGTATCtttaggaatttatttatttatttatttatttatttatttatttatatttttatttttatttctcaggtTGTGCTTCATTTTCCAAACCCATCTCTCAGAAGAATGAAGAGAATTGTTTCCTATTTGTTATTTTGCAGCTCTCCCTGTTTATGGAGCTATGAATATGTGGACTTCTGATCCTCTGGCAGGAATAAAGGTGGCTCCATATAGCTTCAAACCCTCACAGATCTATCAACAGCACCTTGCAATCATCTCACTACCATCATTCTCCAGCTGGCCCCTGGGGACATGCAAAAATCAGCAGCCAGAaagcacccacacacacaccccattatCATTTCCACTTCAGGAGATGAGGGTTTTCATGgcaaatacaaatagaaaaacGGGCAGCTGTACAGAGGGGCTGCAAAGCCACCTTCTGCTCATTATAAGCAGGGAAGTGAACAGGTATGAGGTGCCATGGCACCTTAGCCTCAGAGGGGAGAAGGGAGAACAGAGTAGGTGGGAGCCACTTCCAAGTGCTGCAAAGCCCCACTATTGCTGATTTCTCTAATGTTGTAGTTGAGTCAAAAATAAATTGGCTAAGCTGCCTGGCACAGACATCAGTGTGGGTACAATACCAAAGATCTTGGTGGAAGTACAGCAAGGttaagtttcctttaaaaaaagaaaaattatactaACATGACAGTATACTCttaattaaaatcttattttaaatattgccCAAAGCTTCCTCCTGGCATTTCAGAATATAAAGGTAGCTTATTTCTAAACTCATGCTGAGTTACATGACTAACCCATTTAAATCTAAAAAGGCAACACTGGGGAAATGCTTAGAAGTACAAACAGCTTGAAgtaacacatactgtacataaattgTATTAAGGCCATAGCTGAACTTTCAGAGTTTCAACATTCACATTTCAGAATGGCACATATCCTTGGAAGATATTCAGAGATTATAACCATCCTGCTGTAACTTTATGCAGATGACATAATAAATGGTCTGGAACTTTATGAAGGTTAAAGAACATTATATATCATTCTACTGGCAGCCATGCTTATTGTTTTCCAAACTGGCTCCAGACTTATTATGTGGTAATCTCAGTTCTGCTTTGATTTCCCTCTTCTGCATCCAAACCCTTAGTAATTTCCTCATGGCCACATGAATCTCACTGTTCCTCAGGCTGTATATGAAAGGATTGAGCATGGGGGTCACCACTGTGTAGAATATTGAAGCCACTCTCAATCTGGAACCAGAATAGGTGGAGGATGGACGGATGTAGGTGCCAATCAGAGTCCCATAGAACAAGGCCACAGTAGTGATGTGTGCACTGCAAGTGGAGAAGGCTTTGTACTTCCCAGAAGCTGAAGGAACTTTCAACACCTTGAACATAATCAATAGGTAAGACAGAAGGATGAGTATAAGGGGCCCAAGCATGGTTGCGGTACCTTCAAACATGAGCAGTGTTTCAGCAAAAGAGGTATCTGAGCAGGAAAGTCTGAGTAAAGGATGGAGGTCACAGAAGAAATGAGGGATCTCCCGGGAGCCACAGAAAGAAAAATTAGCTATTGTAAATACATACAATAGGCCTTGGGAAAAAGAGAGGAGCCAAGACCCAGCAGCCAAAACCAGGCAATGCTTGTAGCTCATGATTGTAGTATAATGAAGTGGACGGCAAATAGCCACATAGCGGTCATATGCCATGGAGGCAAGGAGAAAGTTATCAGTGGTACAAAAGACcacaaagaaatacatttgacTGAGGCATCCACTGTAGGATATGGTGTTTTTCTGGGATACCAAGATTTGTAACATCTTGGGTACAGCATTGGAACTGAATCCCAGGTCAGCCAATGATAAATGACtgaggaagaaatacatggggaTGTGGAAAAGGTTGCTGTTGAAGAAGATCAACAACATGATCAAGAGGTTTCCCAGTAAGCTAAGCAGGTACATGcagaggaagaaggggaagagaagtCCTTTGAACTCTGGTGAGGAGGAAAAACCCAGGAGGATGAATCCAGCAAAGTTGGTGTTGTTCTCCTGTTCCATTTCCATGGCTCAGCTgaaaatgagagtaaaagaaATGGGATTATATCATTGTTCCTTTAGTTTCACATTATAACCAATGTAATAATGAATAATCTCATTTCAGAACTGATCAACTGATCAGAAGTGGATTGCAGAGAAGTAAAGTTGGATGGGAAACTGTGATCATGGCTTTGCATATCTTCTCTCTGAATTGGGCACTACAGAAGTAATGAGAACGCTACCATCCCTCACTGGATACTGCTGGAAATGTGGATTCAGTGGCAGCACCTCACAACCTACTGACTCCAAGGGGCAGTAaattaaggatttactctgtgtccCTTCTTTATCTATCATTCTGCCTACTCTTTGTCTAGGAGGTCACTAATCTCAGattacttccttctgcctttgtttCCAGGCATGCATGCACAGAGCACTTGCTCTCTGATTCTCCTCCTGGTATGGCATTTTGCCTACCCCTATCACTGACTTCCTTAAATCTTAGTTCTATTATAGATAtcaaacctgcttcactaatcatcACTCAGGTTAGATTCCTGCTGCCCTGCACAAATACTGGTGCCCTACTTCAGGTCCTGCAACACTTCTTCTATGTAAAACAATGAGCTGATATCCTTTTAATTCAGTCTTTCTATAGGTACAACGTAACTCAGCCTGAGCCAATATGATCCTGTGAGTATGACTGGGGATGAAAAGAGTTAGTAGAACACGTATGGAGAGGGGCTAAGCATGGTATTTTAATCCTATCACATTTTTGTGAGATGACCTTTCATAGATCTCAATGGATGCATGATATGAAATGGAAGAAGCTGTACATAGGTAGGTCCCGTAAGAATCAACCcactaaaataaaaaacattccaTCAATGGGTTACTAAAATCAAAGGCACGATTGGAGCTCAGTATATGAAATTAAATAAGGTGATAATGTTTCAGTCCTGATGAAATGCTTCAAATTTGCAAATGACCTCTGTTTCCCTGTATGAAATCTGATGGTTCTAACACCATGTAACATTCTTCACACTGTTAAATGGGGCATTTTCATTTTTACGGAAAAGCAGTTGCAGATTTTGCTGAAAGGTGCTTCTATTCCATACCAGAGGAGAAAGGCACACCAGGTTACTTCTTCACAGTTGCTATAAAGTGCTTTTTTCACCTACTTGTTTCAAACACCATCTTCACAGATACAGTGCAGTGTGGATTTTTAAGGAAATCAGTGTGGAGTTCCTATCTAAATAAGGAGCACATTCCAAATATGAACagctattttatttcttcaaaactAAGATCTCTTGTTTAAGAGAATACTATAGTATGTGCAGAGATTTGACATAGAGACAATGCCAAATTAACTCAACATGACATCCCTGTAATACAGAAGGGACTTAAGCATCCTGAGAAGGAGAAAAATTAAGGCATTTATTGAAAAAACTTGGGGAATGTAAACTTCAGGGGCAATCTTGACTAAAGATAACACTCTCTGGGTCTCAGTTAATGAAAATTAATCACTGGATTCTGAAACATAATACCTGGCTGGGTATTCTGTTCATTTGCTATAAAGCTTTCATTTTGTATCGCTAAACAGTCAACATGAACACATCTGAGAAAATCACTTGAAAGATTTAGTTTCACTCCGTTGAATCTCAGCCATCTGACAAAGCCAGGCCAGGATGCTTGCTGGATGATCAAATGAAATGAAgtgcaggaaaaacaaaatcaTGAGTGCTCTCCAACATGGAGGCAAAGCACAAAGAGATGGTTCAAGTGGTCAGGGAAGAGGATTTTGATTTCAATCTGGAGTAAATGGTCAAATAGAAATTAGAGTTTCCTGCTGTCTGGGAAAGAGGgtggagaagagaggagaaaagcATGCCAGGTCAGAAGGTCTAAGGTTGGAAAACCATCTTCCTTAGCACTGAAAGTCATGCAAAACAGACATAAAGACCTCACCAACAGTGGAAGTGTTCAGTGGATAGGAACATCTTGCACAAGCGAGTTTCATTGCACTGcccagaaaaggaaacagaagagaatataaagGTGGTGTGAAGCTGGATGAGAATGTCGTGGTGTGAGCTTTGGTTTCCAtggaagaaaacagcaaaaggaCATAGCTCCACAGGGATCATGTTAAAGAAACATCTGCAGGGTTGTGGAGGTTCTCTAACATGAAATCCCCAGGTCACTGTGCAACCACTAGCTGAATTTTCCACCTATGTCTTAGCAGATGAAAGCATATACTGTGCAGTAGCTGGGATGGGAGGGTAACTCTGAACCAAAAATGGGAGAATACAACAGAGAGGTTGTTTCAGAGAAGGTTTCTCCAATGTAAGATTTCAAACAGCAGAATTTTCCAGGCACACATGACCAGTAAGGTtagtctaattcagtgtttctcaaccttggcaacattaagatgtgtggacttcaactcccagaattccccagccagccatgttgccaaggttgagaaacactggtctaattagACATAAGCATGGCTGTGCTCATCCTTCAGATAATGCTGTCAATCAACCACATGTTTGGAAGGCTAGCCATTTGGGTCATTCCCACTTCCTCTCCTCAAGCTTTCCCTTCCATTTATTGAATGATGCATGGAAATCTCAGCCCTGTGGTCCTATGGAACCTTCATTTCCACCAGAAAAGATCCACGTATATCAGAAATGTATTTTCAGCTGATGGAATATCCAGTTCTGGAGTATAAATCAGTGCCCTGCTCATGTAAAAGGGGATTAGAAAAGGAGTAGGGTGCTAACTGCTACCCATTCT
This window contains:
- the LOC134490116 gene encoding olfactory receptor 1J4-like, with translation MYLLSLLGNLLIMLLIFFNSNLFHIPMYFFLSHLSLADLGFSSNAVPKMLQILVSQKNTISYSGCLSQMYFFVVFCTTDNFLLASMAYDRYVAICRPLHYTTIMSYKHCLVLAAGAHITTVALFYGTLIGTYIRPSSTYSGSRLRVASIFYTVVTPMLNPFIYSLRNSEIHVAMRKLLRVWMQKREIKAELRLPHNKSGASLENNKHGCQ